Proteins encoded by one window of Micromonospora coxensis:
- a CDS encoding cystathionine beta-synthase codes for MQYYDNVVDMIGNTPLVRLRNVTKGIRATVLAKVEYLNPGGSVKDRIALRMVEDAEAAGILKPGGTIVEPTSGNTGVGLALVAQLKGYKCVFVCPDKVSQDKQDVLRAYGAEVVVCPTAVAPEDPRSYYNVSDRLAREIPGAWKPNQYANPANPRSHYETTGPELWKQTEGAMTHFVAGVGTGGTISGIGRYLKEASEGRVKVIGADPEGSVYSGGTGRPYLVEGVGEDFWPETYDRGVADEIIEVSDKASFEMTRRLAREEGLLVGGSCGMAVVAALEVARTAGPDDVVVVLLPDSGKGYLSKIFNDDWMARYGFLDNSGTEPTVADALASKPGGLPELVHVHPTETVRDAIDYMREYGVSQLPVLKAEPPVVTGEVAGSIAERDLLDALFTGQAHLHDTIERHMAEPLPMIGGGQPVSEAVNLLEKSDAALVLVDGKPRGVLTRQDLLAHLGAR; via the coding sequence CGGGCGACCGTGCTGGCGAAGGTGGAGTACCTCAACCCGGGCGGTTCGGTGAAGGACCGGATCGCGCTGCGGATGGTGGAGGACGCCGAGGCCGCCGGCATCCTGAAGCCGGGCGGCACGATCGTCGAGCCGACCAGCGGCAACACCGGCGTCGGGCTGGCCCTGGTGGCCCAGCTCAAGGGCTACAAGTGCGTCTTCGTCTGCCCGGACAAGGTCAGCCAGGACAAGCAGGACGTGCTGCGGGCCTACGGCGCCGAGGTGGTGGTCTGCCCGACCGCCGTCGCGCCGGAGGACCCCCGCTCGTACTACAACGTCTCCGACCGGCTGGCCCGGGAGATCCCCGGCGCGTGGAAGCCCAACCAGTACGCCAACCCGGCTAACCCGCGGTCGCACTACGAGACCACCGGCCCGGAGCTGTGGAAGCAGACCGAGGGGGCGATGACCCACTTCGTCGCGGGCGTCGGCACCGGCGGCACCATCTCCGGCATCGGCCGCTACCTCAAGGAGGCGTCCGAGGGCCGGGTCAAGGTCATCGGGGCGGACCCGGAGGGCTCGGTCTACTCCGGCGGCACCGGCCGGCCGTACCTGGTCGAGGGCGTCGGTGAGGACTTCTGGCCGGAGACGTACGACCGGGGTGTCGCCGACGAGATCATCGAGGTCTCGGACAAGGCGTCCTTCGAGATGACCCGGCGGCTGGCCCGCGAGGAGGGCCTGCTGGTCGGCGGCTCCTGCGGCATGGCCGTGGTCGCGGCGCTGGAGGTGGCCCGCACGGCCGGCCCGGACGACGTGGTCGTGGTGCTGCTGCCGGACAGCGGCAAGGGCTACCTGTCGAAGATCTTCAACGACGACTGGATGGCCCGGTACGGCTTCCTGGACAACTCCGGCACCGAGCCGACGGTCGCCGACGCGCTGGCGAGCAAGCCGGGCGGCCTGCCCGAGCTGGTGCACGTGCACCCGACCGAGACGGTCCGCGACGCCATCGACTACATGCGCGAGTACGGCGTCTCCCAGCTCCCGGTGCTCAAGGCCGAGCCGCCGGTCGTCACCGGCGAGGTGGCCGGCTCGATCGCCGAGCGGGACCTGCTCGACGCGCTCTTCACCGGCCAGGCGCACCTGCACGACACCATCGAGCGGCACATGGCCGAGCCGCTGCCGATGATCGGCGGCGGCCAGCCGGTGAGCGAGGCGGTCAACCTGCTGGAGAAGTCCGACGCGGCGCTGGTGCTGGTCGACGGCAAGCCCCGGGGCGTGCTCACCCGGCAGGACCTGCTCGCCCACCTCGGCGCGCGCTGA